One window from the genome of Gambusia affinis linkage group LG14, SWU_Gaff_1.0, whole genome shotgun sequence encodes:
- the clk2a gene encoding dual specificity protein kinase CLK2 isoform X3 yields the protein MRCIDHRRGGAHIALKIIKNVEKYKEAARLEINVLEKINEKDPDNRFLCVQMYDWFDYHGHMCISFELLALSTFDFLKENNYLPYSIGQVRHMAYQLCLAVKFLHDNKLTHTDLKPENILFVNSDFTMTYNVEKKREERTVKSTAVRVVDFGSATFDHEHHSTIVSTRHYRAPEVILELGWSHPCDVWSIGCILFEYYLGFTLFQTHDNREHLAMMERILGPVPSRMIRKTRKQKYFYRGRLDWDESSSAGKYVRENCKPLRRYLLSEAEEHHQLFDLIESMLEYEPSKRLTLSDSLKHPFFENSGTGEAAGSKNWEGNRDISR from the exons ATGCGCTGCATTGACCATCGCAG GGGAGGAGCCCATATCGCTCTGAAAATCATCAAGAATGTTGAGAAGTACAAGGAAGCAGCTCGACTTGAGATTAACGTTTTAGAGAAGATAAATGAAAAGGATCCTGATAACAGATT CTTGTGTGTACAGATGTATGACTGGTTTGACTACCACGGTCATATGTGTATCTCCTTTGAGCTGCTAGCTCTGAGCACTTTCGACTTCCTAAAGGAAAACAACTATCTGCCCTACTCCATTGGTCAAGTCAGACACATGGCCTACCAGCTCTGTCTTGCTGTGAAAT TTCTTCATGATAATAAACTGACACACACAGATCTGAAGCCAGAAAACATCCTGTTTGTCAACTCTGACTTCACGATGACGTATAACGTTGAGAAG AAACGAGAAGAGCGAACTGTCAAAAGCACAGCGGTGCGAGTCGTGGACTTTGGCAGTGCCACTTTTGACCACGAGCACCACAGCACCATCGTGTCGACGAGGCATTACCGTGCCCCTGAGGTGATATTAG AACTAGGCTGGAGTCACCCCTGTGATGTCTGGAGTATCGGCTGCATCCTGTTTGAGTACTACTTGGGCTTCACCTTGTTTCAG ACTCATGACAACAGAGAGCATTTGGCCATGATGGAAAGAATCCTGGGTCCAGTACCTTCAAGGATGATTCGTAAGACCAg GAAACAGAAGTATTTCTATCGCGGACGACTAGATTGGGATGAGAGCTCGTCGGCGGGAAAATATGTCagagaaaactgcaaaccaTTGCGG CGGTACCTGCTGTCCGAAGCAGAGGAGCACCACCAGTTGTTTGACCTGATTGAAAGCATGCTGGAGTACGAGCCGTCCAAGAGGCTGACGCTGTCAGACTCCCTCAAGCACCCTTTCTTCGAGAACAGTGGCACCGGCGAGGCGGCCGGGAGCAAGAACTGGGAGGGCAACCGCGACATCAGCCGGTGA
- the si:ch211-81a5.8 gene encoding uncharacterized protein si:ch211-81a5.8 has product MDSLMSLGAPLKQFTSCVSGTKNTKKRRRSKGSQSVRRFSFIRRKSVSRRRSLPCSSQKVPDSWHRVYQEELKKERKRQQAVLAKKNAERTVRSTHFRSHHCLPRHTPAGRKHAPTKDESFFGAFQGLSLDGLTGGAAGSPAVSASAAGGEQCTVM; this is encoded by the exons ATGGATTCCCTCATGTCGCTGGGAGCTCCACTGAAGCAGTTCACCAGCTGTGTGTCTGGCACAAAAAACAccaagaagagaagaagaagcaagGGGAGCCAGTCCGTCCGCAGGTTCAGCTTCATCCGCAGGAAGAGCGTCAGCCGGAGGAGAAGCCTTCCCTGCAGCAGCCAGAAGGTCCCAGATTCCTGGCACAGGGTCTACCAGGAGGAACTGAAGAAGGAGAG GAAACGTCAGCAGGCTGTGCTGGCCAAGAAGAACGCTGAGAGAACTGTACGGAGCACTCACTTCAGGAGCCACCACTGCCTTCCAAgg CACACCCCTGCAGGCAGGAAACATGCACCCACAAAGGACGAGTCGTTCTTCGGAGCCTTCCAGGGTCTCAGTCTGGACGGGCTGACAGGAGGCGCCGCCGGATCTCCTGCAGTCTCCGCTTCCGCTGCAGGCGGAGAGCAGTGCACAGTTATGTGA